A single window of Mycolicibacterium aurum DNA harbors:
- a CDS encoding N,N-dimethylformamidase beta subunit family domain-containing protein, with amino-acid sequence MKTSLRLRGYNSQPNVAPGESLTFHLAHGGDSPVDTRLLRMYNGNLNPDGPGHRTVHIPSDLDRRIQVDEQFTQSGGYVRVPDPERMLLGSDSFSVHLYVWATLPALGRQGVISRWDDTTSTGWAVALEPDGLVVTLGDGDGNVVRVRTGMPLYKQVWYSVVITVDATAVTVSQRAVITSTNSIFGLVVPFDGDTEVSGPSLSPGDSGTALLLSGLGLRSEAPPHHRMVAGFNGKIESPRYWSRTLSQSEISACHDGQELSDTGLVAAWQLNRDSSVPGPGLGDQVDEPVNGLVGECVNQPDRGMTGWRWTAREFSFAHAIDEYGAIWFHNDSLDDCRWPATLSYTVPQDLPSGCYALACTEAEGHDPETFYVPFFVTAPRGTATGSILLLIPTFSYQAYANSQVYQNASAGQLANGHITVLEDLDFAMSTGVEQYGLSLYDRHLDGGGVQYSTWRRPQLNMQPSYQHEQSSQVWQYPADLHLVCWMTDQGFDYDVATDHDLHQEGVELLQRYNVVLTATHPEYYSEEMIDAWERYLVGGGRGMYMGGNGMYWVTSVAPDKSHVVEVRRGEVGDQPWRGRPGELQHSTTGEKGSLWRMRGRAPQRVWGTGYTAHTMAVSTYYEFLPDAADPGVGWITDGVDTSCRLGDFGLVNGGAAGLEVDRYDLDQGSPPHTRVLATSVDHDANSMLVTEEIYGAHPATNGEESPLVRADITYFTTPNGGAMFATSSMSWCASLFQADGNNAIGKITANVIQRFSDPTPIDELV; translated from the coding sequence ATGAAAACATCACTGCGGTTGCGCGGATACAACTCTCAGCCCAACGTCGCACCGGGTGAGTCACTGACATTCCACTTGGCACACGGCGGCGACAGCCCCGTCGACACACGCCTTCTGCGGATGTACAACGGCAATCTCAACCCGGACGGGCCCGGGCATCGCACCGTGCACATCCCCTCGGACCTCGATCGACGCATACAGGTCGATGAGCAGTTCACCCAGAGCGGCGGATACGTACGCGTGCCTGACCCGGAACGCATGCTGCTGGGGTCCGATTCGTTCAGCGTTCACCTCTACGTGTGGGCGACGCTGCCAGCTCTGGGCCGGCAGGGCGTGATCTCCCGTTGGGATGACACGACATCGACGGGGTGGGCGGTGGCGCTCGAACCCGACGGTCTCGTGGTCACACTGGGGGATGGCGACGGCAACGTTGTCCGAGTGCGCACCGGTATGCCGTTGTACAAACAAGTCTGGTATTCGGTCGTCATCACTGTCGACGCGACCGCAGTGACGGTGTCCCAGCGGGCCGTCATTACTAGTACGAACAGCATATTCGGCCTCGTCGTTCCCTTCGACGGAGACACGGAGGTCAGCGGCCCGTCACTGTCGCCAGGCGACTCGGGCACTGCGTTGCTGTTGAGTGGTCTCGGCCTCCGCAGTGAGGCGCCGCCCCACCACCGCATGGTCGCCGGCTTCAACGGCAAAATCGAATCGCCCCGGTACTGGTCGCGCACACTGAGCCAGAGCGAGATATCCGCCTGCCATGACGGACAAGAGCTTTCGGATACAGGACTGGTGGCCGCCTGGCAGCTCAATCGAGATTCTTCGGTTCCCGGTCCCGGCCTTGGCGACCAGGTCGACGAGCCTGTCAACGGTCTGGTCGGCGAGTGTGTCAACCAACCTGACCGTGGCATGACCGGGTGGAGATGGACCGCCCGCGAGTTCAGCTTCGCCCACGCGATCGACGAGTACGGCGCCATCTGGTTTCACAACGACTCGCTCGATGACTGCCGGTGGCCCGCGACGCTGTCATACACAGTGCCCCAGGACCTGCCGAGCGGTTGCTATGCACTCGCGTGCACCGAGGCCGAGGGGCACGACCCCGAGACCTTCTACGTACCGTTCTTCGTGACTGCGCCACGCGGGACTGCAACAGGCTCGATCCTGCTGCTGATACCGACGTTCAGCTACCAGGCATACGCCAACAGCCAGGTCTACCAGAACGCATCTGCCGGACAGCTCGCCAACGGCCACATCACCGTGCTCGAAGACCTCGACTTCGCCATGAGCACCGGAGTCGAGCAGTACGGTTTGTCCTTGTATGACCGCCACCTCGACGGGGGTGGCGTGCAGTACTCCACCTGGCGCAGACCACAACTGAACATGCAGCCCTCCTATCAACACGAGCAGAGTTCTCAGGTCTGGCAATACCCCGCCGACCTGCATTTGGTCTGCTGGATGACCGACCAAGGTTTCGACTACGACGTGGCCACCGATCATGACCTGCACCAGGAGGGCGTCGAACTCCTCCAGCGCTACAACGTCGTCCTTACCGCCACTCATCCGGAGTACTACTCCGAAGAAATGATCGATGCGTGGGAAAGATACCTGGTCGGCGGCGGCCGCGGAATGTATATGGGCGGCAACGGTATGTACTGGGTCACCAGTGTCGCACCAGACAAGAGTCACGTTGTCGAGGTCCGCCGCGGCGAAGTCGGCGATCAGCCTTGGCGCGGCAGGCCCGGCGAGCTACAGCACTCCACCACCGGCGAGAAGGGGTCCCTGTGGCGAATGAGAGGGCGCGCACCACAGAGGGTTTGGGGTACGGGGTACACCGCCCATACGATGGCCGTGTCGACGTACTACGAATTCCTGCCCGATGCAGCCGATCCCGGGGTCGGGTGGATCACCGACGGGGTCGACACCTCCTGCCGCCTGGGTGACTTCGGTCTGGTGAACGGCGGCGCGGCCGGTCTGGAGGTGGACCGTTACGATCTCGATCAGGGTAGTCCGCCTCATACTCGAGTGCTGGCGACATCTGTCGATCATGATGCGAACTCGATGTTGGTGACCGAAGAAATCTACGGCGCACACCCGGCCACCAATGGCGAAGAGAGCCCCTTGGTGCGGGCGGACATCACGTACTTCACCACCCCCAATGGGGGTGCGATGTTCGCAACATCGTCAATGAGTTGGTGCGCGAGCCTGTTTCAAGCCGATGGCAACAATGCGATCGGCAAGATCACGGCCAACGTCATCCAGCGCTTCAGCGATCCGACGCCCATCGACGAACTGGTGTGA
- a CDS encoding sugar ABC transporter substrate-binding protein, protein MTTAATLALVLTVSGCSSAGETNPAGGGSSGEVAGQAAYVLTLTRSNPTQSNFADTITEDLQAAGLKVTTEYSDYGAGADQMQKFNQALSTKPAAIVLWPTDTTSLIPAYARARQQSPDTKIVVGIYQPATDDDALYDAFWGYNEERIGASSAQAIVDGLTAQGMPIQGAVLQIEGSPGGATTISRKKGFEETLAQIAPGLTIVSSMTANWDGTEATTVAAQMFSRYAADNIVGVFAHSDVMLDGAMLAGERSGTIAGRDYIAVGADCDPLGYRNIESGKQYATTLWDPFALGRTGAEVTVNLLKGGDVEKATTLDATTVTKGNLATCDEAIGKYK, encoded by the coding sequence ATGACCACTGCTGCGACGTTGGCGCTGGTACTTACGGTCAGCGGATGCTCATCAGCCGGCGAAACCAATCCGGCTGGTGGCGGCTCGTCCGGAGAGGTGGCCGGACAAGCTGCGTACGTACTCACGCTCACGCGGTCCAATCCGACACAGTCCAATTTCGCTGACACAATCACTGAAGACCTTCAGGCCGCAGGCCTGAAGGTTACGACCGAGTACAGCGATTACGGTGCCGGTGCCGATCAGATGCAGAAGTTCAATCAGGCGCTGAGCACCAAACCCGCAGCGATCGTGCTCTGGCCGACCGACACGACCTCCTTGATTCCCGCGTATGCACGTGCCCGCCAACAGTCTCCGGACACCAAAATCGTCGTTGGTATCTACCAGCCCGCCACCGATGATGACGCTCTGTACGACGCATTCTGGGGATACAACGAAGAACGGATCGGGGCGAGCAGCGCGCAAGCAATAGTCGACGGCCTCACCGCGCAAGGAATGCCAATTCAAGGCGCCGTCTTGCAGATCGAAGGCTCTCCCGGCGGCGCGACAACGATCTCACGCAAAAAAGGCTTCGAAGAGACACTCGCACAGATCGCGCCAGGTCTGACAATCGTTTCGTCCATGACTGCCAACTGGGACGGCACCGAGGCCACCACCGTGGCGGCGCAGATGTTCTCGCGGTACGCCGCCGACAACATCGTCGGAGTGTTCGCACATTCCGACGTCATGCTCGACGGCGCCATGCTCGCGGGCGAGCGGTCGGGCACCATCGCCGGACGCGACTACATTGCCGTCGGCGCCGACTGTGACCCTCTGGGATACCGCAACATCGAGTCCGGCAAGCAGTACGCCACCACGCTCTGGGACCCATTCGCATTGGGCCGGACGGGGGCAGAGGTGACTGTCAACCTACTCAAGGGCGGCGACGTGGAGAAGGCGACAACGTTGGACGCCACCACCGTGACCAAGGGAAACCTCGCAACATGTGACGAAGCCATCGGAAAGTACAAGTGA